A genomic window from Haladaptatus caseinilyticus includes:
- a CDS encoding DUF5518 domain-containing protein: protein MGNNDTLVHALIGAAVTLVTSFVPFSPVLGGAVAAYLSDADTGDGVKIGAISGAIATIPMILIGFLFASIFLFGSAPGGFTVFLLVIGMIAILYTAGLSALGGYIGAYMTNSNRGIDVTSQ from the coding sequence ATGGGAAACAACGATACGCTCGTTCACGCGCTCATCGGCGCGGCCGTAACGCTCGTGACCTCCTTCGTTCCGTTTTCACCCGTACTCGGCGGTGCCGTCGCGGCCTATCTCAGCGACGCCGACACCGGCGACGGCGTCAAAATCGGTGCCATCTCGGGTGCGATCGCGACCATTCCGATGATTCTCATCGGGTTCCTGTTCGCGAGCATCTTCCTCTTTGGGAGCGCGCCGGGTGGATTCACCGTTTTCCTCCTCGTGATCGGCATGATCGCAATCCTCTACACTGCCGGACTGAGCGCGCTCGGTGGCTACATCGGCGCGTATATGACGAATTCTAACCGAGGAATCGACGTAACGTCTCAGTGA
- a CDS encoding M20 family metallopeptidase → MNGFDTIEFLERAVQTPSHESVTEMRDFLTETLESAGIDADVDDAGNVIAKRTATKDGPRIVLNTHIDTVPPHVPFSRDGDRVRGRGSCDAKGPLAACLAAFLAVEPERGQVTLAITPDEETDSTGAAALSIDADAVIVGEPTGLDVCNAGRGRFQGTVTLRGENAHAAQPEAGVNAIAGLAPVLAALETFDTRNPHPELGLPTLTPTTVEGGTATNQIPADCSFVIDRRSVPPEGAAEFRGSLETHLRESAPERVGVDVSLAERDTPFLEAFETPADSELVRTLRDASGGEVRPFGAATEASYFAQIAPTVVFGPGVLADDDGAVAHGPQEYVNENEVTAAEDAVTETLRRFLG, encoded by the coding sequence ATGAATGGATTCGACACGATCGAATTTTTGGAGCGAGCGGTACAGACCCCATCACACGAGTCGGTCACGGAGATGCGCGATTTTCTCACGGAAACGCTCGAATCGGCGGGTATTGATGCCGACGTGGACGATGCTGGCAACGTCATTGCGAAGCGAACAGCGACGAAAGACGGTCCACGCATCGTCTTGAACACGCACATCGACACGGTTCCGCCACACGTTCCGTTTTCGCGTGATGGCGACCGAGTCCGAGGCCGAGGGTCCTGTGACGCGAAGGGGCCGCTCGCCGCATGTCTTGCTGCTTTCCTCGCCGTCGAACCTGAGCGAGGACAGGTGACGCTCGCAATCACGCCGGACGAAGAAACCGATTCGACGGGGGCGGCGGCACTTTCCATCGATGCGGATGCCGTCATCGTCGGCGAGCCAACCGGACTCGACGTCTGTAACGCGGGAAGAGGGCGATTTCAGGGGACGGTGACACTACGGGGAGAGAACGCCCACGCCGCACAACCCGAGGCAGGCGTCAACGCCATCGCTGGCCTCGCACCCGTACTGGCCGCGCTGGAGACGTTCGACACCCGTAACCCACATCCCGAACTCGGGTTACCGACGCTCACCCCGACGACCGTCGAGGGCGGAACCGCGACGAATCAAATCCCCGCCGACTGCTCGTTCGTCATCGATCGACGGAGCGTTCCGCCGGAAGGCGCGGCGGAGTTTCGAGGGTCGCTCGAAACCCATCTTCGGGAGTCCGCGCCCGAAAGAGTTGGAGTGGACGTTTCGCTCGCTGAACGGGACACGCCGTTTTTGGAAGCGTTCGAGACGCCTGCTGATTCGGAACTCGTCCGAACGCTCCGAGACGCCTCCGGCGGCGAGGTACGACCGTTCGGCGCGGCGACGGAGGCGTCCTATTTTGCACAGATCGCACCGACCGTCGTGTTCGGACCGGGCGTACTCGCCGACGACGACGGAGCAGTTGCACACGGACCGCAGGAGTACGTGAACGAAAACGAAGTGACTGCGGCGGAAGATGCAGTCACTGAGACGTTACGTCGATTCCTCGGTTAG
- the dapF gene encoding diaminopimelate epimerase, whose protein sequence is MNVSFEKYHGTGNDFVIVDASVCVPNRAGFAREACDRADGIGADGVLFLALEPNYRPPRVVMTLVQPDGSTAEMCGNGARCAAVWAAEQADTDEVMIDTLAGTRYASIDDDGATIEMGAPDFSPNGVPLAQDEPLIREEIGGYEVTAVNTGVPHAVAFVDDVDSIDIEQDAPAIRHAEMFPEGANVTFASPRNGGFDQRTFERGVEGETQSCGTGAVAIAVVARRLGITEEREISVSPPGGNLEVALGERYATLSGPVEPEFEGRVRISTAGRLDLEA, encoded by the coding sequence ATGAACGTCTCGTTCGAGAAGTACCACGGCACCGGCAACGATTTCGTCATCGTGGATGCGAGCGTCTGCGTCCCGAATCGCGCAGGCTTCGCACGCGAAGCCTGCGACCGCGCCGACGGAATCGGCGCGGACGGCGTCCTCTTCCTCGCACTCGAACCGAACTACCGGCCACCGCGAGTCGTTATGACGCTCGTGCAACCCGACGGAAGCACGGCGGAGATGTGTGGTAACGGCGCACGCTGTGCCGCAGTGTGGGCCGCAGAACAGGCGGACACCGACGAGGTCATGATCGATACTCTCGCCGGAACGCGCTACGCGAGCATCGACGACGACGGCGCGACCATCGAGATGGGTGCGCCCGACTTTTCGCCGAATGGGGTTCCCCTCGCGCAGGATGAACCGCTCATACGGGAGGAAATCGGTGGCTACGAAGTGACGGCAGTCAACACTGGCGTCCCCCACGCTGTCGCCTTCGTGGACGACGTGGATTCGATCGATATCGAACAGGACGCCCCGGCGATTCGACACGCCGAGATGTTTCCCGAGGGCGCAAACGTCACCTTCGCGTCACCGCGCAACGGTGGGTTCGACCAACGGACATTCGAGCGCGGCGTCGAAGGCGAAACCCAATCCTGTGGAACCGGAGCGGTCGCAATCGCGGTGGTTGCCCGACGGCTCGGGATAACCGAGGAACGGGAGATATCCGTGTCACCACCGGGGGGCAACCTCGAAGTCGCGCTCGGCGAGCGGTACGCCACGCTCTCCGGCCCGGTCGAACCCGAGTTCGAGGGACGAGTTCGAATCTCCACGGCGGGGCGACTCGACTTGGAAGCATGA
- the lysA gene encoding diaminopimelate decarboxylase → MSATSESSDEGNDPDNPDVRRLADWPPERLESLAEEHGTPLYVIDLGRVRENYQRFASAFPNADVHFAAKANTSRAVLRTLEAEGSSVECASAGETERAFAAGFEGEHVHYTAVNPPAEDLDRAVELADEHPGLTITVGAEDTIDRLAERGYDGRLCLRVNPGVGAGHHEKVRTGADAKFGVPYDSAAELLETAADEFAVVGIHAHAGSGISGDDLSNHRELVSRMCKLARDIDLSLEFVDVGGGFGVPYHPDESPLDLDSVAEATREALGDLDATLVVEPGRYLVADAGVLLTRVNTVKETAEITVLGVDAGMTTLARPALYDAYHHVRNLAGDAPEIETTIAGPICESSDTFGEHTIANPDRDDVLAIGNAGAYGYEMASQYNSRPRPAVVVVDGDRSAVVNRRETLGDVTATEAEVVWQ, encoded by the coding sequence ATGAGCGCGACGAGCGAATCGAGTGACGAGGGGAACGACCCCGACAACCCCGACGTACGGCGACTGGCGGATTGGCCGCCCGAGCGACTCGAATCACTCGCCGAGGAACACGGAACGCCCCTGTACGTCATCGACCTCGGTCGGGTACGTGAGAACTACCAGCGATTTGCATCGGCGTTCCCGAACGCCGACGTTCACTTCGCGGCAAAGGCGAACACTTCGCGGGCGGTTCTTCGAACGTTGGAAGCCGAAGGGTCGAGCGTCGAGTGTGCGTCGGCAGGCGAAACTGAGCGCGCGTTCGCCGCTGGGTTCGAAGGCGAGCACGTCCACTACACCGCCGTCAACCCGCCAGCCGAAGACCTCGACAGGGCGGTGGAACTCGCCGACGAGCACCCAGGACTGACGATTACGGTCGGGGCGGAGGACACCATCGACCGACTCGCGGAGCGCGGCTACGACGGACGACTCTGCCTTCGGGTCAATCCCGGCGTCGGTGCCGGACATCACGAGAAGGTACGAACCGGCGCGGATGCGAAGTTCGGTGTCCCGTACGACAGCGCCGCGGAACTGCTCGAAACCGCTGCGGACGAATTCGCTGTCGTGGGGATTCACGCCCACGCTGGAAGCGGAATTTCCGGCGACGATTTGAGCAACCATCGAGAACTCGTCTCACGGATGTGCAAGTTGGCACGCGACATCGATCTGTCGCTCGAATTCGTCGATGTCGGGGGTGGTTTCGGCGTTCCGTACCATCCCGATGAATCGCCGCTCGACCTCGATTCGGTCGCGGAGGCGACCCGGGAAGCGCTCGGTGACCTCGATGCAACGCTCGTGGTCGAGCCGGGTCGCTATCTCGTCGCGGATGCTGGCGTCCTCCTGACGCGAGTGAACACGGTCAAGGAAACCGCGGAGATCACCGTTCTCGGCGTCGATGCCGGAATGACGACGCTCGCCCGACCCGCACTCTACGACGCCTACCACCACGTCCGAAATCTCGCCGGGGATGCCCCCGAAATCGAGACGACCATCGCAGGACCCATCTGCGAGAGTTCGGACACCTTCGGCGAACACACGATTGCCAACCCCGATCGCGACGATGTGCTGGCAATCGGCAACGCAGGTGCCTACGGCTACGAGATGGCGAGCCAGTACAATTCCCGTCCGCGACCCGCGGTCGTCGTCGTGGACGGCGACCGCAGCGCGGTCGTCAACCGACGCGAAACGCTCGGCGACGTGACTGCGACCGAAGCGGAGGTGGTGTGGCAATGA
- a CDS encoding 2,3,4,5-tetrahydropyridine-2,6-dicarboxylate N-succinyltransferase, whose protein sequence is MRNDIRELWQRYESGELDAESAEERVYETLDGFLDALEAGEIRAAEKHDGAWEANEWVKRGILLNFGIRDTAGHEYGGVTYYDVLPLRETTDLPERGTRNTPDGTVLRRGAHIGSSCIMMSPSFVNIGASVGDGTLVDSCNTVGSCAQIGANVKLGANTLIGGVLEPVESTPVIVEDDVTLGAGCRVTSGFVVGEGSIVGENTLLTPRIPVYDLVDEEILYGHLPSNRRAFTRFVESGLGDHDLFDGGAFKPAVVALDVEDDTLAQVEREEALR, encoded by the coding sequence ATGAGAAACGACATACGAGAGCTGTGGCAGCGATACGAATCGGGCGAACTGGATGCAGAAAGCGCTGAGGAGAGGGTGTACGAAACCCTCGATGGATTCCTCGACGCGCTGGAGGCGGGCGAAATTCGCGCCGCCGAAAAGCACGACGGTGCGTGGGAAGCGAACGAGTGGGTGAAGCGAGGGATCCTACTGAACTTCGGCATCCGGGATACGGCGGGACACGAGTACGGTGGTGTCACATACTACGACGTGCTTCCACTCAGGGAAACTACCGACCTTCCGGAGCGAGGAACCCGAAATACACCCGACGGAACCGTCCTCCGACGTGGAGCACATATCGGTTCGAGCTGTATTATGATGAGTCCGAGCTTCGTCAACATCGGCGCGTCGGTCGGTGACGGAACGCTCGTCGATTCCTGCAACACTGTCGGCTCCTGCGCGCAAATCGGCGCGAACGTCAAACTCGGTGCGAACACGCTCATCGGTGGTGTCCTCGAACCCGTCGAAAGCACCCCCGTCATCGTGGAGGACGATGTGACCCTCGGCGCTGGCTGTCGCGTTACCTCCGGGTTCGTCGTTGGCGAGGGAAGCATCGTCGGCGAGAACACGCTTCTCACGCCGCGGATTCCGGTCTACGACCTCGTTGACGAGGAAATATTGTACGGCCATCTGCCGTCGAACCGACGTGCGTTTACCCGATTCGTGGAATCCGGGCTTGGCGACCACGACCTCTTCGACGGCGGAGCGTTCAAGCCCGCCGTCGTCGCCCTCGATGTAGAAGACGACACGCTTGCGCAGGTCGAGCGTGAGGAGGCCCTCCGATGA